A window of the Zeugodacus cucurbitae isolate PBARC_wt_2022May chromosome 4, idZeuCucr1.2, whole genome shotgun sequence genome harbors these coding sequences:
- the LOC105210795 gene encoding uncharacterized protein LOC105210795, which yields MSDTPHERNSNSKTNLIEVQHVGVTAKLQSPLKNLLQSSLSSTETDNGQLLFHDHHGHKLKYNKFSNDTQAETETTTENPSKLLYEMHAVREASTRHPGKRNPTPSKIEFQLYKTATKRVRRSKSTPASMLKCSNKKSKRKLFAEPKSASKNTANHCNCKCNSDNTILQRLRHSLDNMRASRPHASKPKAPKCDNIFDDFPEPVAPQQRKMKNDFKQQPRDVTPPPTRIGIYPFEHGCAEYLRTTDCQPQLLSVVLAERATYYATRFWAEFFGSLHIGVTFIVTFVLQAYRFVLVSLINTLAVGFLHMTSDYLIKPILTVIFNGFLQPPFILVYNILTSVRDILAPIAETINNFMRPIATVGRSVRLVHVTYNNKKLVKDV from the coding sequence atgtccGACACGCCACACGAGCGTAACTCAAACTCGAAAACAAATCTGATTGAAGTGCAGCACGTCGGCGTCACAGCCAAACTGCAATCGCCGCTCAAAAATCTGCTACAATCATCACTTTCTTCCACAGAGACGGACAATGGTCAGTTGCTCTTTCACGACCATCATGGACACAAGCTAAAGTACAATAAATTCTCCAATGACACACAAGCTGAGACGGAAACAACCACCGAGAATCCATCCAAATTACTCTACGAAATGCATGCCGTACGCGAGGCCTCCACACGCCATCCGGGCAAACGCAATCCAACGCCTTCAAAAATCGAATTTCAACTATATAAAACGGCTACGAAACGTGTACGCCGCTCGAAGAGTACACCCGCTAGCATGTTGAAATGCAGCAACAAGAAGAGTAAACGCAAACTTTTCGCGGAACCTAAAAGTGCCAGCAAAAACACGGCCAACCATTGCAACTGTAAATGCAATAGCGATAATACGATTTTGCAACGTTTACGACATTCGCTTGATAACATGCGTGCATCGCGTCCGCATGCATCAAAACCTAAAGCGCCCAAATGTGACAACATTTTCGACGATTTTCCCGAGCCGGTCGCGCCACAGCAACGCAAAATGAAGAACGATTTCAAGCAGCAACCAAGAGATGTCACACCGCCACCAACGCGCATCGGCATCTATCCTTTCGAACATGGTTGTGCTGAATATTTGCGCACAACTGATTGTCAGCCACAATTACTATCCGTAGTGCTGGCAGAACGTGCCACCTACTATGCCACACGCTTCTGGGCGGAGTTCTTTGGCAGTCTGCATATTGGTGTCACTTTCATTGTTACTTTTGTGCTACAAGCTTATCGTTTCGTGCTCGTCTCGCTGATAAATACGCTAGCGGTGGGCTTTTTACACATGACTTCCGATTATTTAATTAAACCGATATTAACGGTAATCTTCAATGGCTTTCTACAACCGCCATTTATACTAGTCTACAACATACTTACCTCCGTGCGTGATATACTGGCGCCTATAGCAgagacaataaataattttatgcgACCCATCGCCACGGTAGGTAGGAGTGTTCGGCTAGTGCATGTGACCTATAACAATAAAAAGTTGGTGAAAGATGTTTGA